From the genome of Pirellulales bacterium, one region includes:
- a CDS encoding phage portal protein: MPTTDSPLSRLEQRLQEAYEQFCTTIVDPLDALFDGDGTPWLPLGGGLDAVAVGGWGPTTETQLREIRNQCRLLALSNEFAINGHENRVSFIVGSGHTYRAAVKKGQQAPPEWPAAVQAVLDDFVTTNSWQRRQQEIVLRRDRDGEVFLRLFAAADGTTRVRFVEPGQVATPPDRAADPSAHLGILTDRDDVETVLGYCVDGQIVDPGEIQHRKANVDGNVRRGLPLFFPVRKNLRRAEKLLRNMSVVAEIQSAIALIRKHHRSNRSAVEQFASAGAGASVTNTLTGQTTNFKRYGPGTILDTHADIDYDFPAAGLDAGSFIAVLQAELRAIASRLVMPEFMLTSDASNANYASTMVAEGPAMRMFARLQAEQVADDTELMWRVVANAVAAGQLPREVLATIEIIGVAPSLAVRDQMQETQRFQIENANGILSPQTWSQRLGLDYEREQANFAAHAGRAGNQAHGNQKSTEIDAGVLPLDVSAGKLLGVANGAF, translated from the coding sequence ATGCCAACAACGGACTCTCCACTCTCTCGCCTCGAGCAGCGGCTGCAAGAGGCTTATGAGCAATTCTGCACGACCATTGTCGACCCGCTCGATGCGCTGTTCGATGGCGATGGCACTCCCTGGCTTCCGCTTGGCGGCGGGTTGGATGCCGTGGCCGTTGGCGGCTGGGGCCCGACCACCGAGACTCAGCTTCGCGAAATTCGCAATCAATGCCGGCTGCTCGCGCTTTCGAACGAATTTGCAATCAACGGGCATGAGAACCGAGTGAGCTTCATTGTCGGCTCGGGGCACACCTACCGCGCGGCGGTCAAGAAAGGACAGCAGGCGCCGCCCGAATGGCCCGCGGCCGTGCAGGCCGTGCTCGATGATTTCGTGACGACGAATTCCTGGCAGCGGCGGCAGCAGGAGATCGTGCTCCGCCGCGATCGCGACGGCGAGGTGTTTCTTCGTCTGTTCGCCGCCGCCGACGGCACGACGCGAGTGCGCTTCGTCGAGCCGGGTCAGGTCGCCACTCCGCCCGACCGTGCCGCCGATCCATCGGCCCATCTGGGAATCCTCACGGATCGGGATGACGTGGAAACGGTGCTCGGCTATTGCGTCGATGGCCAGATCGTCGATCCCGGCGAGATTCAGCATCGCAAGGCGAATGTGGATGGCAATGTGCGACGCGGGCTGCCGCTTTTCTTCCCCGTGCGCAAGAATCTCCGCCGGGCGGAAAAGCTGCTCCGCAATATGAGCGTCGTGGCGGAAATCCAATCGGCGATCGCGCTCATTCGCAAGCACCATCGGAGCAATCGCAGCGCGGTCGAGCAGTTCGCCTCCGCGGGGGCCGGCGCCAGCGTGACCAACACGCTCACCGGCCAGACCACGAACTTCAAGCGCTACGGTCCGGGCACGATCCTCGACACCCATGCCGACATCGACTACGACTTTCCCGCCGCGGGACTCGATGCCGGCAGCTTCATTGCCGTGCTGCAGGCCGAGCTGCGGGCGATCGCCAGCCGCCTAGTCATGCCCGAGTTCATGCTCACTTCCGACGCCTCAAACGCCAACTACGCCTCGACGATGGTGGCCGAGGGCCCCGCGATGCGGATGTTCGCGCGGCTGCAAGCGGAGCAAGTGGCCGACGACACCGAATTGATGTGGCGCGTCGTGGCCAATGCGGTCGCGGCGGGGCAACTGCCGCGCGAGGTGCTGGCGACGATCGAAATCATCGGCGTCGCGCCGTCGCTCGCCGTGCGCGATCAGATGCAAGAGACCCAGCGCTTCCAAATCGAGAACGCCAACGGCATCCTCTCGCCACAAACCTGGAGCCAGCGATTGGGACTCGACTATGAGCGGGAGCAAGCCAATTTCGCAGCGCATGCGGGGCGCGCAGGCAATCAAGCACATGGCAATCAGAAGTCGACGGAGATCGACGCCGGCGTGCTACCGCTCGATGTGAGCGCGGGAAAACTATTGGGAGTGGCGAACGGGGCGTTCTAG